In one Nicotiana sylvestris chromosome 8, ASM39365v2, whole genome shotgun sequence genomic region, the following are encoded:
- the LOC104212599 gene encoding NAC domain-containing protein 83-like: MEKNAQFRPSDTDLIMQLLKFVAGKCLLTEGLIVFADVYSKESCQLIGEINSKKTHYFLTQLKKKSTDARFSRITGNGSWTQRNKGKEILDEDGSLIIGYKRSLSYKNKKDSSLNGRWLMMEYFLADSLLQQLKSNEAKEFVICAVKKNPRSEVEETVVLLL; encoded by the coding sequence ATGGAGAAGAATGCTCAATTTCGTCCCTCTGACACTGATTTGATAATGCAGTTGTTGAAATTTGTGGCTGGAAAATGCTTACTAACTGAAGGTCTCATTGTCTTTGCAGATGTTTACAGCAAAGAGTCATGTCAATTAATTGGAGAGATAAATTCCAAGAAAACCCATTACTTCCTTACCCAACTGAAGAAGAAGTCCACTGATGCCAGATTCAGCAGAATTACGGGTAATGGGAGTTGGACACAGCGGAATAAAGGCAAGGAAATTCTTGATGAGGATGGCAGTCTCATTATTGGGTATAAAAGAAGCTTGAGTTACAAGAACAAGAAGGACTCCTCTTTGAATGGCCGTTGGTTGATGATGGAGTATTTCTTGGCTGACTCTCTTCTTCAGCAGTTGAAATCTAACGAAGCAAAAGAGTTTGTAATCTGTGCGGTTAAGAAGAACCCCAGATCAGAAGTTGAGGAAACAGTAGTGCTACTATTGTAG